CTCGGCATAGGCCGCGATCCGCTGCTGGGTGGCGCGCAGGCAGGACGTCACCGAGCTGCGGTTGCTCTGATGGACACGCAGGGTCACGCCGTCGGTGCGCACCTTGGCGAGGTTGGTGCTCGTCTCGACCAGGCCGGGGAGATCGCGGCTCATCGCGAGGACGCCGTGAGGGAGGGCGACCAGGAGCGCGAGCACACGCCGGGTCGTCGCATCCGACCAGACCTCGGCGGGGACCTCGCTGGCGGCGACCGCCGCGACCTCGACGCGCACCCCCTCCTCGACACCGGCGAGCTCACTGGCGATCGTCGCGACTTGCGCCGCGAGGGCGCTCTCGAAGCGCTCCAGCTCGGCGTTGGCGACGCGCACCATCGCGGTGGCCTCGCGCGGGATCGCGTTGTGCATGTTGCCGCCTTCGATCCGCACGACCTCGAACTGGAACTCGCGCCAGAGCACCTGGAGGGAGCGTGCCAGAAGGGCGATCGCATTGCCGCGCTGGAGGTGGATGTCGACCCCGGAATGGCCGCCCTTGAAGCCGGTGAGACGGACCGAGAGGGCCGTCAGAAGCTCGGCGCCGAACATCGTCTCGAGAGGCATCGCAAGGTCGGTCCCGGCGCCGCCGGCGCAGCCGACGTAGATCGCGAACTCCTCCTCGGTGTCGAGGTTGAGCAAGCGCCGGGAGGCGAGGCTCCGGGGGTCGAGCCCGGCCGCGCCGGTCAGGCCGGTCTCTTCGTCGATGGTGAACAGCAGCTCGAGCGGCCCGTGAACGATCTGCGGCGACTCCATGAGCGCCAGCATCGCCGCAACGCCGATCCCGTTGTCCGCCCCGAGCGTGGTGCCGGTGGCGTAGAGGTAGTCGCCCTCCTGCCGCGGCCGAATCGCATCCACGGCGAAGTCGAACTCCACATCCGAGTTCTTCTCGCAGACCATGTCGAGGTGCGACTGCAAGGCGAGCGGCGCCGCGCCCTCCCGACCGGGCGTCGCCGGCAGCTGGACGACGACGTTGCCGGCGGCGTCCGTGGCGGCGGCGAGGTTCTGCGCCGCGGCCACGGCGCGCACGTACTGCCGCATCCCCTCTTCGTTCTTCGAGCCACGTGGGATGGCGAGGATGTGATCGAAATGCCGCCAGAGAGCCGTCGGTTCGAGCGCGCTGACAAAGGTCGCGGAGAAATTGTCGGAGGTGGTCATGACTCTATTGTAGGGAAAAACCGTGACAGTTACCCTTTTTCAGCTCACCGCACCTGCGCGCCAAGTGAAGCGTTGAGGCGCTGAAAAAGGGGTAACTGTCACGGTTTTTCCCGATAGGCTTCGCCGACGCTCAACCTACTGGAGATCCCATGGCCACGAATGCCCCGACCGAGCAGAACTTCGCCAACCACACCCAGCAGCTGCCGCCGCTCTATACGGCCGCCGCGCTCGTGCTGGCCGTGAACCTCCTCTGGACGCTCTGGATCCTCGTGCGCTTTCCGTCGTTCGCGAGCGCGCTCGCCGTCCTGACCGCAGCGGCGCTCATCGTCGTCGGCCTCTACGCCCGCACCAACGCGCTGGTCGTCCAGAACCGGGTGATCCGGCTCGAGGAGCGCCTGCGCC
The sequence above is drawn from the Thermoanaerobaculia bacterium genome and encodes:
- a CDS encoding aminoacyl-histidine dipeptidase; translated protein: MTTSDNFSATFVSALEPTALWRHFDHILAIPRGSKNEEGMRQYVRAVAAAQNLAAATDAAGNVVVQLPATPGREGAAPLALQSHLDMVCEKNSDVEFDFAVDAIRPRQEGDYLYATGTTLGADNGIGVAAMLALMESPQIVHGPLELLFTIDEETGLTGAAGLDPRSLASRRLLNLDTEEEFAIYVGCAGGAGTDLAMPLETMFGAELLTALSVRLTGFKGGHSGVDIHLQRGNAIALLARSLQVLWREFQFEVVRIEGGNMHNAIPREATAMVRVANAELERFESALAAQVATIASELAGVEEGVRVEVAAVAASEVPAEVWSDATTRRVLALLVALPHGVLAMSRDLPGLVETSTNLAKVRTDGVTLRVHQSNRSSVTSCLRATQQRIAAYAELAGGEATQSEGYPGWKPDMSSALLATLKRVHVATFGKEAAIQAIHAGLECGLIGEKFPGMDMSSFGPQIEFPHSPDERVLIPSVGRFWQLLTATLDELSA